A stretch of the Argentina anserina chromosome 6, drPotAnse1.1, whole genome shotgun sequence genome encodes the following:
- the LOC126800183 gene encoding sucrose-phosphatase 1, with protein MIMDRLKAPARLMIVSDLDHTMVDHHDKENLSLLRFNSLWEANYRHDSLLVFSTGRSLTLYKELRKEKPMLTPDITIMSVGTEITYGNDMVPDDGWVKVLNQKWDKDIVREEASKFSELKLQAETEQRAHKVSFYVEKDKAQAVTKALSEALKQRGLDVKIIYSGGIDLDILPQGAGKGQALAYLLQKFKTEGHPPVNTLVCGDSGNDAELFSIPEVYGVMVKNAQEELLQWHAENAKDNKKIIHATERCAAGIIQAIGHFSLGPNLPPRDVTDISDYIVENMNPGHNIVEFFLFYEKWRRAEIENSEIYLAGVKANCCPSATYVHPTGNENNLHNCINALRDCYGDKQGKHYRVWVDQVLPTQIDSNTWLVKFDMWVLSGEEQNAARGTAIYSSKGENPSGHLTWIRGHQTWIKGYEPKQVASFFG; from the exons ATGATTATGGATCGGCTCAAAGCTCCGGCGCGGTTAATGATAGTTTCAGATCTTGATCATACTATG GTTGATCATCATGACAAGGAGAACCTTTCTCTTCTCCGGTTTAACTCTCTGTGGGAAGCCAATTATCGTCACGACTCTCTGCTAGTCTTTTCCACTGGAAGGTCACTAACACTGTACAAAGAATTGAGGAAAGAGAAACCTATGCTGACTCCGGATATAACGATAATGTCTGTGGGAACTGAGATTACTTATGGTAATGATATGGTTCCCGATGATGGTTGGGTTAAGGTTCTGAATCAGAAGTGGGATAAGGACATAGTCAGAGAAGAAGCGAGCAAGTTTTCTGAACTTAAACTTCAG GCAGAAACGGAGCAACGAGCGCACAAGGTCAGCTTTTATGTTGAGAAAGACAAGGCTCAGGCAGTGACAAAGGCCCTTTCAGAGGCTTTGAAACAGCGCGGG TTGGATGTTAAGATAATCTATAGTGGAGGAATAGATTTGGATATACTGCCACAAGGTGCTGGAAAAGGACAAGCTCTTGCATATTTGCTTCAGAAATTTAAGACTGAGGGACATCCACCTGTTAACACTCTTGTGTGTGGTGACTCTGGAAATGATGCAGAGCTTTTTAGTATCCCTGAAGTATATGGAGTCATG GTTAAGAATGCCCAAGAAGAACTGTTGCAGTGGCATGCTGAAAATGCCAAGGATAACAAAAAGATTATTCATGCAACTGAGAGATGTGCAGCTGGTATCATTCAGGCCATTGGTCACTTTAGCCTTGGTCCAAATTTGCCCCCCAGAGATGTTACAGATATTTCAGACTACATAGTGGAAAATATGAACCCTGGTCATAATATAGTGGAGTTTTTCTTATTCTACGAGAAATGGCGACGTGCAGAAATTGAGAATTCAGAGATCTATCTGGCAGGGGTTAaagccaattgt TGTCCATCTGCTACATATGTCCATCCTACTGGCAATGAGAATAatcttcacaactgcataaaTGCTCTTAGAGACTGCTACGGAGACAAACAGGGAAAACACTATCGAGTTTGGGTGGATCAGGTTTTACCAACACAAATCGATTCAAACACATGGCTAGTGAAGTTCGATATGTGGGTATTATCTG GTGAGGAACAAAATGCAGCAAGGGGGACTGCTATATATTCTTCAAAG GGTGAGAATCCTTCAGGTCATCTCACTTGGATACGTGGGCATCAGACTTGGATCAAAGGATatgaaccaaaacaagttgcATCATTTTTCGGCTAA